Proteins encoded in a region of the Neodiprion virginianus isolate iyNeoVirg1 chromosome 2, iyNeoVirg1.1, whole genome shotgun sequence genome:
- the LOC124296980 gene encoding E3 ubiquitin-protein ligase RING1-like isoform X1, with translation MLVSKERRVSAHNKSVVGETMASTEQVGLNKTWELSLYELHRTPQDAITDNTEIAVSPRSLHSELMCPICLDMLKKTMTTKECLHRFCSDCIITALRSGNKECPTCRKKLVSKRSLRPDPNFDLLISKIYPSRDEYEAHQERVLAKLNKSHSQAALVNSITEGIKLQSQNRPQRSRKNANEPENPNGTTLNNTGANTSGRTTPVTPMNPANQSDSSQGPIGNINNSNGLGNVISNPNQQNSNNTVSQPASSPAVSGTTSRNSTTPSPNPSNQIPKPAKRQKSLQNSENDSAGSSIEAETGGGDSMVDTEGEGPSEPLMLNEIELVFKPHPTEMAGDNSLVKALKENSVRYIKTTANATVDHLSKYLAMRLTLDLDTELSESHRHLNFCIYIAPSPGQLVVLSGSQTLRQVNDKFWRVNRPLEMYYSWKKT, from the exons ATGCTGGTAAGCAAGGAGCGGCGAGTATCGGCGCATAACAAAAGTGTTGTCGGCGAGACGATGGCGTCGACGGAGCAAGTTGGTCTAAACAAGACGTGGGAGCTGTCGCTCTACGAATTACACCGAACGCCGCAGGACGCGATAACCGATAACACGGAGATAGCGGTGAGCCCGCGAAGTTTGCACAGCGAATTGATGTGTCCGATATGCCTTGACATGCTGAAAAAAACAATGACAACCAAAGAGTGTCTGCATCGTTTTTGCTCCGACTGTATCATCACAGCGCTTAGGAGCGGCAACAAG gAATGTCCGACGTGCCGGAAGAAGCTGGTGTCCAAGCGGTCGCTTCGCCCCGATCCCAACTTCGATCTTCTCATTTCCAAGATTTATCCGAGTCGTGACGAGTACGAGGCCCATCAAGAGCGCGTCCTGGCAAAGCTAAACAAGTCTCATTCTCAAGCGGCACTGGTTAATTCCATCACTGAAGGGATCAAGCTGCAGAGTCAGAACAGGCCACAGAGATCTAGAAAGAATGCCAACGAGCCGGAGAATCCCAACGGTACAACGCTGAATAACACCGGGGCAAATACTAGCGGAAGAACAACACCCGTCACTCCGATGAATCCTGCAAATCAAAGCGACTCGTCGCAGGGACCCATTGGAAATATCAATAACAGTAATGGCCTGGGAAATGTTATTTCTAATCCGAATCAACAAAATTCTAACAACACCGTATCTCAACCAGCTAGTAGTCCTGCCGTTTCAG GGACAACGTCGAGAAATTCAACAACGCCATCTCCAAACCCATCAAATCAAATTCCAAAGCCAGCAAAACGTCAAAAAAGTTTGCAGAATTCGGAAAACGATTCGGCGGGATCTAGTATAGAGGCTGAAACAGGTGGCGGTGATTCTATGGTGGATACCGAAGGCGAAGGACCAAGTGAACCGTTGATGCTGAACGAGATTGAACTAGTTTTCAAACCGCATCCAACAGAAATGGCAGGCGATAACTCACTGGTCAAGGCGTTGAAAGAAAACAGTGTTCGATATATAAAAACAACGGCGAATGCGACAG tcGACCATCTGAGCAAATACCTCGCCATGCGTCTGACGCTCGATCTGGACACAGAGCTGTCGGAGTCCCACAGGCATTTAAACTTTTGCATCTACATCGCCCCGTCCCCAGGACAGCTCGTGGTTTTGAGCGGTTCTCAAACGTTGCGTCAAGTAAACGACAAATTTTGGCGAGTAAACAGGCCCCTAGAGATGTATTATTCTTGGAAGAAAACCTAG
- the LOC124296980 gene encoding E3 ubiquitin-protein ligase RING1-like isoform X2 — translation MLVSKERRVSAHNKSVVGETMASTEQVGLNKTWELSLYELHRTPQDAITDNTEIAVSPRSLHSELMCPICLDMLKKTMTTKECLHRFCSDCIITALRSGNKECPTCRKKLVSKRSLRPDPNFDLLISKIYPSRDEYEAHQERVLAKLNKSHSQAALVNSITEGIKLQSQNRPQRSRKNANEPENPNGTTLNNTGANTSGRTTPVTPMNPANQSDSSQGPIGNINNRTTSRNSTTPSPNPSNQIPKPAKRQKSLQNSENDSAGSSIEAETGGGDSMVDTEGEGPSEPLMLNEIELVFKPHPTEMAGDNSLVKALKENSVRYIKTTANATVDHLSKYLAMRLTLDLDTELSESHRHLNFCIYIAPSPGQLVVLSGSQTLRQVNDKFWRVNRPLEMYYSWKKT, via the exons ATGCTGGTAAGCAAGGAGCGGCGAGTATCGGCGCATAACAAAAGTGTTGTCGGCGAGACGATGGCGTCGACGGAGCAAGTTGGTCTAAACAAGACGTGGGAGCTGTCGCTCTACGAATTACACCGAACGCCGCAGGACGCGATAACCGATAACACGGAGATAGCGGTGAGCCCGCGAAGTTTGCACAGCGAATTGATGTGTCCGATATGCCTTGACATGCTGAAAAAAACAATGACAACCAAAGAGTGTCTGCATCGTTTTTGCTCCGACTGTATCATCACAGCGCTTAGGAGCGGCAACAAG gAATGTCCGACGTGCCGGAAGAAGCTGGTGTCCAAGCGGTCGCTTCGCCCCGATCCCAACTTCGATCTTCTCATTTCCAAGATTTATCCGAGTCGTGACGAGTACGAGGCCCATCAAGAGCGCGTCCTGGCAAAGCTAAACAAGTCTCATTCTCAAGCGGCACTGGTTAATTCCATCACTGAAGGGATCAAGCTGCAGAGTCAGAACAGGCCACAGAGATCTAGAAAGAATGCCAACGAGCCGGAGAATCCCAACGGTACAACGCTGAATAACACCGGGGCAAATACTAGCGGAAGAACAACACCCGTCACTCCGATGAATCCTGCAAATCAAAGCGACTCGTCGCAGGGACCCATTGGAAATATCAATAACA GGACAACGTCGAGAAATTCAACAACGCCATCTCCAAACCCATCAAATCAAATTCCAAAGCCAGCAAAACGTCAAAAAAGTTTGCAGAATTCGGAAAACGATTCGGCGGGATCTAGTATAGAGGCTGAAACAGGTGGCGGTGATTCTATGGTGGATACCGAAGGCGAAGGACCAAGTGAACCGTTGATGCTGAACGAGATTGAACTAGTTTTCAAACCGCATCCAACAGAAATGGCAGGCGATAACTCACTGGTCAAGGCGTTGAAAGAAAACAGTGTTCGATATATAAAAACAACGGCGAATGCGACAG tcGACCATCTGAGCAAATACCTCGCCATGCGTCTGACGCTCGATCTGGACACAGAGCTGTCGGAGTCCCACAGGCATTTAAACTTTTGCATCTACATCGCCCCGTCCCCAGGACAGCTCGTGGTTTTGAGCGGTTCTCAAACGTTGCGTCAAGTAAACGACAAATTTTGGCGAGTAAACAGGCCCCTAGAGATGTATTATTCTTGGAAGAAAACCTAG